A single Pseudomonadota bacterium DNA region contains:
- the gptM gene encoding geopeptide radical SAM maturase, which translates to MKLSRYLKIWPYPQEPGYSLLYSTKRASLVLLPDEEIKALQNGKSIGDNQQTLIELEMLVADLDDERDEVFSMMDEINRINPNLSVTIILGMECNFACTYCYEGSQKGKAAISDETADRIIEFVKNRFTADKLKLTLDFYGGEPLIYQSRIKYFASKLKPFVEARGGEFNFTLVTNGSLLTRKTAEELARYGLTNAKITVDGPSDNHNKFRPFKNGAASFDIILNNISQSWDLVKITLGGNFTRENYQDFPQLLDHLEGMAVGPKQLHQVNFNPVMQVNDEFAGPECHGGCESINEPWLVEASTVLNADAIARGFASPKVSPSPCMVDVNDAFVVHYDGVIYKCPSLIGHDQFAVGDIEHGVGDYRHSHNLDSWKKQDECTDCQYLPLCFGGCRYYKFQRDGHLNGVDCQRPYWDAALETLVKQGIGQC; encoded by the coding sequence ATGAAGCTCTCTCGCTACCTCAAAATCTGGCCCTATCCCCAGGAACCCGGATATTCTCTGTTGTACTCCACCAAGCGGGCATCTCTTGTCCTGCTTCCTGATGAAGAAATTAAGGCATTACAAAACGGCAAGTCAATTGGAGATAACCAACAAACCCTGATTGAACTGGAAATGCTGGTTGCCGATCTTGATGATGAGCGTGATGAAGTTTTCTCAATGATGGATGAGATCAACCGGATCAACCCCAATCTATCAGTCACCATCATCCTCGGTATGGAGTGTAATTTTGCCTGCACTTATTGCTATGAAGGCTCGCAGAAAGGCAAGGCCGCAATAAGCGATGAAACAGCCGACCGGATAATTGAATTTGTCAAAAATCGTTTTACCGCTGACAAGTTGAAACTCACCCTTGATTTCTACGGCGGCGAGCCATTGATCTATCAGAGCCGAATCAAGTATTTTGCATCAAAGCTCAAACCCTTTGTGGAGGCGCGGGGCGGCGAATTCAACTTCACTCTGGTGACCAACGGCTCCCTGCTAACCAGAAAGACCGCGGAAGAATTAGCGCGATACGGCCTCACCAATGCCAAGATCACCGTGGACGGCCCGTCTGATAATCATAACAAATTCCGACCCTTTAAAAACGGCGCAGCAAGCTTTGATATAATCCTCAACAATATCAGCCAATCCTGGGACCTGGTGAAAATCACTCTGGGCGGCAATTTCACCAGGGAAAATTATCAAGATTTCCCGCAGCTCCTCGATCATCTTGAGGGAATGGCTGTCGGCCCCAAACAACTGCATCAGGTGAATTTCAACCCGGTGATGCAGGTGAACGACGAATTTGCCGGACCGGAATGCCACGGCGGTTGCGAATCAATCAACGAGCCCTGGCTGGTTGAGGCCTCAACCGTTTTAAATGCCGATGCGATTGCCAGGGGATTTGCCAGCCCCAAGGTTAGTCCCTCGCCATGCATGGTGGATGTGAATGACGCCTTTGTGGTGCATTATGACGGGGTGATCTATAAATGCCCTTCCCTCATTGGCCACGATCAATTTGCAGTGGGGGATATTGAACACGGAGTCGGAGATTACCGGCACAGCCATAATCTGGATTCCTGGAAAAAACAGGATGAATGCACTGATTGCCAATACCTGCCGCTGTGTTTCGGCGGCTGCCGGTATTATAAATTCCAGCGCGACGGTCATCTGAATGGCGTTGATTGCCAGCGTCCCTATTGGGATGCAGCCCTTGAAACCCTTGTGAAACAGGGAATAGGACAGTGCTGA
- a CDS encoding PIN domain-containing protein has translation MIYLDTHVVVWLYAGETGLFPEKVKDAIEENDLLISPIVLLELQYLNEIGRLNVPPTLIFENLASCIGLKSCDLSLMQLISEAILQTWTRDPFDRMITAAAVARNVHLITKDQLILEKYPKALWG, from the coding sequence ATGATCTACCTTGATACCCATGTTGTTGTCTGGCTTTATGCCGGGGAGACGGGGTTGTTTCCGGAAAAGGTTAAGGACGCCATAGAGGAAAACGATTTATTGATTTCACCGATAGTGCTCCTTGAGCTCCAATACCTCAACGAAATCGGCAGACTGAACGTACCTCCGACTTTAATCTTTGAAAACCTGGCAAGCTGCATTGGTCTGAAGTCCTGTGATTTATCCTTGATGCAGCTCATTTCTGAAGCAATCCTCCAGACTTGGACAAGAGATCCTTTTGATCGGATGATCACTGCCGCCGCTGTCGCCAGAAACGTCCATTTAATTACAAAAGATCAACTTATTCTGGAAAAGTATCCCAAAGCTCTCTGGGGATAG
- a CDS encoding type II toxin-antitoxin system Phd/YefM family antitoxin — MPLTASALRGNIYKLLDQVLESGQPLTIERKGKLLQIVSTGKISKLKKLVKHSCLKGDPESIVHLDWSEEWRNDLP; from the coding sequence ATGCCGCTTACAGCTTCAGCCCTGCGAGGCAACATCTATAAACTCCTTGATCAGGTATTGGAATCCGGTCAACCACTGACCATCGAAAGAAAAGGGAAACTCCTGCAGATAGTTTCAACGGGGAAAATTTCCAAGTTGAAAAAGCTTGTCAAACATTCATGTTTAAAGGGGGATCCTGAGTCAATTGTCCACCTCGATTGGTCTGAGGAGTGGCGCAATGATCTACCTTGA